In a genomic window of Ralstonia insidiosa:
- a CDS encoding glucan biosynthesis protein, translating to MVTRRTLLASASVTATLAALGITPEALAANGVKLGVKLGDAAPFSFDALIERARTMAGQQYTPPATAPADILAKIDYEAHGKIKFDTAHALFADGPGQFPVTFFHLGTFFRAPVHMHVVEKGAAREVVYDASYFDMPADSPARKLPDGTKPGSGFAGFRFQESRLGDQKKLDWKKNDWVAFLGASYFRAIGELYQYGLSARGIALDVAQAGKPEEFPNFTHVWFDTPADNRADSVTIYTLLDGPSITGAYRFVMHRTKGVVMDIDTAIFLRKDIDRFGIAPATSMYWFSETAKGTATDWRPEVHDSDGLALWTGSGERIWRPLNDPPRTMASAFGDNNPRGFGLLQRDRDFNNYQDGVHYERRPSLWVEPLEGWGEGAVQLIEIPTDDEIHDNIVAMWVPKAPARAGSQYRLRYRLHWLADEPYPTPLARCVATRLGNGGQPGQPRPHGVRKFMVEFKGGPLEKLPFGVKPEAVLSTSRGTFSYVFTEAVPNGVPGHWRAQFDLTVEGKEPVDMRLFLRVDGKPLSETWLYQYHPFQSPVGPVAS from the coding sequence ATGGTCACACGTCGAACCCTTCTTGCCTCCGCCTCCGTGACCGCCACGCTGGCAGCGCTCGGCATCACGCCCGAAGCACTGGCCGCAAATGGCGTCAAACTCGGCGTCAAACTGGGCGATGCCGCACCGTTTTCTTTCGATGCGCTGATCGAGCGCGCCCGCACGATGGCCGGCCAGCAGTACACGCCGCCCGCCACGGCGCCGGCCGATATCCTCGCCAAGATCGACTACGAAGCCCACGGCAAGATCAAGTTCGACACGGCACACGCGCTGTTTGCCGATGGCCCGGGGCAGTTTCCGGTGACGTTCTTCCACCTGGGCACGTTCTTCCGCGCGCCCGTGCACATGCACGTTGTGGAAAAAGGCGCCGCGCGCGAGGTCGTCTACGACGCGTCGTACTTCGACATGCCCGCCGACAGCCCCGCACGCAAGCTGCCCGATGGGACCAAACCCGGCAGCGGCTTCGCTGGCTTCCGCTTCCAGGAGAGCCGCCTGGGCGACCAGAAGAAGCTCGACTGGAAGAAGAACGACTGGGTGGCCTTCCTGGGTGCGTCGTACTTCCGCGCCATCGGCGAGCTGTATCAGTACGGCCTGTCGGCACGCGGCATTGCGCTGGACGTCGCACAGGCTGGCAAGCCGGAAGAATTCCCCAACTTCACGCACGTGTGGTTCGACACGCCGGCAGACAACCGCGCCGATTCGGTGACGATCTACACGCTGCTCGACGGCCCGAGCATCACAGGTGCTTACCGCTTTGTCATGCATCGCACGAAGGGCGTGGTGATGGACATCGACACAGCCATCTTCCTGCGCAAGGACATCGACCGCTTCGGCATCGCGCCCGCTACGTCGATGTACTGGTTCTCGGAAACCGCCAAGGGCACCGCCACCGACTGGCGCCCCGAAGTGCACGACTCCGATGGCCTGGCCCTGTGGACGGGCAGCGGCGAGCGCATCTGGCGCCCGCTGAACGATCCGCCGCGCACGATGGCCTCAGCCTTTGGCGACAACAACCCACGCGGCTTCGGCCTGCTGCAGCGCGATCGCGATTTCAACAACTACCAGGACGGCGTGCACTACGAGCGCCGCCCGAGCCTGTGGGTCGAGCCGCTGGAGGGCTGGGGCGAAGGCGCGGTGCAGTTGATCGAGATCCCGACCGACGACGAGATTCACGACAACATCGTCGCCATGTGGGTGCCGAAGGCACCGGCGCGCGCCGGCAGCCAGTACCGCCTGCGCTACCGCCTGCACTGGCTGGCCGATGAGCCGTATCCGACGCCGCTGGCGCGCTGCGTGGCCACGCGCTTGGGCAACGGTGGCCAGCCGGGCCAACCGCGTCCGCACGGTGTGCGCAAGTTCATGGTGGAGTTCAAGGGCGGCCCGCTGGAGAAGCTGCCCTTTGGCGTAAAGCCCGAAGCGGTGTTGAGCACCTCGCGCGGTACGTTCTCGTATGTATTTACCGAAGCGGTGCCGAACGGCGTGCCAGGCCACTGGCGCGCGCAGTTCGATTTGACGGTCGAGGGCAAGGAGCCGGTGGACATGCGCCTGTTCCTGCGCGTGGATGGCAAGCCGCTGTCGGAAACATGGCTGTATCAATACCACCCGTTTCAATCACCAGTGGGGCCGGTGGCGTCGTAA
- a CDS encoding FMN-dependent NADH-azoreductase has protein sequence MTTLLHVAVSPRESRSHSRRAAQLMLDQLAEANAGLRIIERDLAATPLPHPDAAFVEASLMPDADRTHAHHAELALSETLIGELEAADAVLISTPVHNYTVPSILKAWIDLVVRPERTFRRTPTGKVGVLADRSVLVVSASGGNFDGAHAQTDFLMPYLRYVFATVGIQQVEGIRLQNTARGADSVVQAFEVFRQELATRRLLMPLVA, from the coding sequence ATGACGACGCTGCTGCATGTGGCCGTGAGCCCGCGAGAGAGCCGATCGCACAGCCGGCGTGCTGCGCAGCTGATGCTCGATCAACTGGCGGAGGCCAACGCTGGCTTGCGCATCATCGAGCGCGATCTTGCGGCAACGCCGCTGCCGCATCCCGATGCCGCCTTCGTCGAGGCCAGCCTGATGCCCGACGCCGATCGCACCCACGCACACCATGCGGAACTGGCGCTGTCCGAGACGTTGATCGGTGAACTGGAGGCGGCGGATGCTGTGTTGATCTCCACGCCTGTGCACAACTACACCGTGCCGTCGATACTGAAGGCGTGGATCGACCTGGTGGTGCGGCCCGAGCGCACGTTCCGCCGTACGCCGACAGGCAAGGTGGGCGTGCTGGCGGATCGCTCGGTGCTGGTGGTGTCGGCATCGGGCGGCAATTTTGACGGTGCCCACGCGCAGACGGATTTCCTGATGCCGTATTTGCGCTATGTGTTTGCTACCGTGGGCATCCAGCAGGTGGAGGGCATCCGCTTGCAGAACACGGCGCGCGGTGCGGATTCGGTGGTGCAGGCGTTTGAGGTTTTCCGCCAAGAGTTGGCGACACGCAGGTTGCTGATGCCGCTGGTGGCGTAA
- a CDS encoding ABC transporter ATP-binding protein, with protein MTQSSPTSAPNLAGTQDPWSVELGSSLAPEETVLAGLQLDLDARLHFTQGWLVVTHRRLIGRAPGGKDLQSWDIAPGMTLSHTDHAGVGTLELSDGQRRLASWRYTLGHNADALRLTDVFDARRNALTAGAEPAPADTDVCPTCKAPLPPDEDTCPQCSRELEQPPSTWALLRLWRFARPYRWQLLAGFALLLLGTAATLVPPYLTMPLMDKVLIPYQNGTPIDYSLVTLYLSGLFGAALVAWSLGWARTYLLARVSERISADLRTTTYEHLLKLSLEYFGGKRTGDLMARIGSESDRISVFLSLHLLDFATDVLMIVMTAVILISINPWLALVTLVPLPFIAWMIHLVRDRLRHGFEKIDRIWSEITNVLADTIPGIRVVKAFAQEKREVTRFAEANKHNLAINDRVNAVWSLFTPTVTLLTEVGLLVVWIFGIWQISHDAISVGVLVAFLTYISRFYTRLDSMSRIVSVTQKAAAGAKRIFDILDHVSSVPEPQKPVHLDNVEGAIELRDLGFRYGNRAVIRGLNLSIQPGEMIGLVGHSGSGKSTLVNLICRFYDVSEGAIRLDGVDIRSLPISEFRRNIGLVLQEPFLFFGTIADNIAYGKPDATREEIVAAARAAHAHEFILRLPHGYDSLVGERGQALSGGERQRISIARALLINPRILIMDEATSSVDTTTEKEIQKALDNLVQGRTTIAIAHRLSTLRKADRLVVMDRGQIVEVGNHDELLAREGAYYKLYQAQARNVDADTDMTSDGERVDAAEPAYAQ; from the coding sequence ATGACCCAGTCCTCCCCAACATCCGCCCCCAACCTTGCCGGCACTCAGGACCCCTGGAGTGTCGAACTCGGCTCAAGCCTCGCTCCAGAGGAAACCGTCCTGGCCGGACTGCAGCTGGATTTGGACGCAAGGCTGCATTTTACCCAAGGGTGGCTGGTTGTTACGCATCGCCGCCTGATCGGGCGGGCCCCCGGCGGAAAGGACTTGCAAAGCTGGGACATCGCGCCCGGCATGACGCTTTCGCACACCGACCACGCCGGCGTAGGCACGCTGGAGCTGTCCGACGGCCAGCGCCGCCTGGCGAGCTGGCGGTACACGCTGGGCCACAACGCCGACGCCCTGCGGTTGACCGATGTGTTCGACGCGCGCCGTAACGCACTCACGGCAGGCGCCGAGCCCGCACCAGCCGACACAGACGTCTGCCCGACCTGCAAGGCGCCGCTTCCGCCCGATGAAGACACCTGCCCCCAGTGCAGCCGCGAGCTGGAGCAACCGCCCTCCACCTGGGCACTGCTGCGCCTGTGGCGCTTTGCCCGGCCATATCGCTGGCAATTGCTGGCCGGGTTCGCCCTGCTGCTGCTGGGCACGGCCGCCACCCTGGTGCCGCCGTACCTGACGATGCCCTTGATGGACAAGGTGCTGATCCCGTACCAGAACGGCACCCCGATCGACTACAGCCTGGTCACCCTCTACCTGTCCGGCCTCTTTGGCGCCGCGCTGGTGGCATGGTCGCTGGGCTGGGCGCGCACCTACCTGCTGGCGCGCGTGTCCGAGCGCATCAGCGCCGACCTGCGTACCACCACCTACGAGCACCTGCTCAAGCTGTCGCTGGAGTACTTCGGCGGCAAGCGCACGGGTGACCTGATGGCCCGGATCGGTTCGGAAAGCGATCGGATCAGCGTGTTCCTGTCGCTGCACCTGCTTGATTTCGCCACCGACGTGCTGATGATCGTGATGACGGCCGTGATCCTCATCTCGATCAACCCGTGGCTGGCGCTCGTCACCCTGGTGCCGCTGCCCTTTATCGCGTGGATGATCCACCTGGTGCGCGACCGCCTGCGCCACGGTTTCGAGAAGATCGACCGGATCTGGTCGGAAATCACCAACGTGCTGGCCGATACGATCCCGGGTATCCGCGTGGTCAAGGCCTTCGCCCAGGAAAAGCGCGAAGTCACGCGCTTTGCCGAGGCCAACAAGCACAACCTGGCCATCAATGACCGCGTCAACGCGGTGTGGTCGCTGTTCACGCCCACCGTGACGCTGCTCACCGAGGTGGGCCTGCTGGTGGTCTGGATTTTCGGGATCTGGCAGATCAGCCACGACGCCATCAGCGTGGGCGTGCTCGTGGCGTTCCTGACCTACATCAGCCGCTTCTATACACGCCTGGATTCGATGAGCCGCATCGTGTCAGTCACGCAAAAGGCGGCAGCGGGCGCCAAGCGGATCTTCGACATCCTCGACCACGTGTCGAGCGTGCCGGAGCCGCAAAAGCCGGTGCACCTCGACAACGTTGAAGGTGCGATCGAACTGCGCGACCTGGGCTTCCGCTATGGCAACCGGGCGGTAATCCGCGGCCTGAACCTGTCGATCCAGCCGGGCGAGATGATCGGCCTGGTGGGGCATAGCGGCTCGGGCAAGAGCACGCTCGTGAACCTGATCTGCCGCTTCTACGATGTGTCGGAAGGGGCGATCCGCTTGGATGGCGTCGACATCCGCTCGCTGCCCATCTCGGAATTCCGCCGCAACATCGGCCTGGTGCTGCAGGAGCCATTCCTGTTCTTCGGCACGATTGCCGACAACATTGCCTACGGCAAACCCGACGCCACGCGCGAGGAAATCGTTGCCGCCGCACGTGCCGCGCACGCACATGAGTTCATCCTGCGCCTGCCGCATGGCTACGACTCGCTGGTGGGTGAGCGCGGCCAGGCGCTGTCGGGTGGTGAGCGCCAGCGCATTTCGATTGCGCGCGCGCTGCTCATCAACCCACGCATCCTGATCATGGACGAGGCCACGTCGTCCGTGGATACGACCACCGAGAAGGAAATCCAGAAGGCGCTCGACAACCTCGTGCAGGGCCGGACGACCATCGCCATCGCGCACCGGCTGTCGACGCTGCGCAAGGCGGATCGCCTGGTCGTCATGGACCGCGGCCAGATCGTCGAAGTGGGCAACCACGATGAACTGCTGGCACGCGAAGGGGCGTACTACAAGCTCTATCAGGCACAGGCCCGCAATGTCGACGCAGACACCGACATGACGAGCGACGGCGAGCGCGTGGACGCTGCCGAACCGGCTTACGCGCAATAA
- a CDS encoding carboxymuconolactone decarboxylase family protein has product MHDLSPRMDYTEFVATAVGVPAALQALSKAVDASGLEKPLTELIKVRASQINGCAFCVQFHLNLSRKLGVASSKLDLVAVWRDTPAVFTPRERAALAWTEALTALARPVDHGVEDHAYDAVREHFSKTEVAFLTAAIANIQAWNRIAVSLRFAPPVPATTPDASQEA; this is encoded by the coding sequence ATGCACGATCTCTCGCCTCGCATGGACTACACAGAATTCGTCGCCACCGCCGTTGGTGTGCCGGCCGCATTGCAAGCATTGAGCAAGGCGGTGGACGCCTCCGGGCTGGAAAAGCCGCTGACCGAGCTCATCAAGGTGCGCGCTTCACAAATCAACGGCTGCGCATTTTGCGTGCAGTTCCACCTGAACCTGTCGCGCAAGCTTGGGGTGGCATCTTCCAAGCTGGACTTGGTGGCCGTGTGGCGCGACACGCCGGCGGTGTTCACCCCGCGCGAGCGCGCTGCGCTGGCCTGGACGGAAGCGTTGACGGCTTTGGCGCGCCCGGTCGATCACGGTGTGGAGGACCACGCGTACGATGCCGTGCGCGAGCATTTCTCCAAGACCGAAGTGGCATTCCTGACAGCCGCCATCGCCAATATCCAGGCGTGGAACCGCATTGCCGTGTCGTTGCGCTTTGCGCCGCCGGTGCCCGCAACTACCCCGGATGCATCGCAGGAGGCATGA
- a CDS encoding MarR family winged helix-turn-helix transcriptional regulator, which produces MFDHCLYFNTTALARTVEREWTAAYAPLSLTPPQGFVLRVVLKRPGVLNRELAEVLGIARPTATRLVDGLIAKGLVERQPSAEDGREWNLFPTDAARAMEAALQAASAKVARRLREHVGTNVFDDTVQALRDVRSALNT; this is translated from the coding sequence ATGTTCGATCACTGCCTGTACTTCAACACGACTGCCCTCGCCCGCACCGTCGAGCGCGAATGGACCGCCGCGTACGCGCCGCTCAGCCTGACGCCGCCGCAGGGGTTCGTGCTGCGTGTGGTGCTCAAGCGGCCCGGGGTACTCAACCGCGAGCTGGCCGAGGTACTGGGCATTGCGCGGCCGACCGCCACGCGGCTTGTTGATGGCCTGATCGCCAAAGGATTGGTGGAACGCCAGCCCTCAGCGGAAGACGGCCGCGAGTGGAACCTGTTCCCCACCGATGCCGCACGTGCGATGGAAGCTGCGTTGCAGGCGGCCAGCGCCAAGGTGGCGCGGCGCTTGCGCGAACACGTAGGCACCAACGTATTTGACGACACGGTCCAGGCCCTCCGTGACGTACGCAGCGCACTGAACACGTAG
- a CDS encoding GNAT family N-acetyltransferase, translated as MTMDTIRPVEDEAALRACFPVMHQLRPHLADADELVARWRRQVEDGYRLIAVWRDGMPVALAGYRLQENLVYGPFLYVDDLVTDANLRSSGLGNVLMDHLKDTAQRLGCARLVLDTPLSNVLGHRFYYRNGLLAGALRFGFNTPARGAA; from the coding sequence ATGACCATGGACACCATCCGCCCCGTTGAAGACGAAGCCGCGCTGCGTGCGTGCTTTCCCGTCATGCATCAGCTGCGGCCGCATCTGGCCGACGCCGATGAGCTGGTCGCGCGCTGGCGCCGGCAGGTCGAGGACGGCTATCGCCTCATCGCGGTCTGGCGTGACGGCATGCCTGTCGCTCTGGCGGGTTATCGCTTGCAGGAGAACCTCGTCTACGGCCCCTTCCTGTACGTCGACGATCTGGTGACCGACGCCAACCTGCGCAGCAGCGGTTTGGGCAACGTGTTGATGGATCATCTGAAGGACACGGCACAGCGCCTGGGATGCGCGCGGCTGGTGCTCGACACGCCCTTGTCCAACGTGCTTGGTCACCGCTTCTACTACCGCAATGGCCTGCTGGCTGGTGCACTGCGTTTCGGGTTCAACACGCCGGCAAGAGGCGCCGCATGA
- a CDS encoding YXWGXW repeat-containing protein: MKKNAWMLGICLAVAGALGSITLPAQAQVSVHVRIGPPPPPRHERIPRLPPGYVWAPGYWQLHGNRYVWRPGHQMRGRPGQHWRAPHWVHGRHGWEMRQGGWDRNHGHPKNRIHGCPPGRRC; this comes from the coding sequence ATGAAGAAGAATGCATGGATGCTCGGCATCTGCCTGGCGGTTGCAGGCGCGCTTGGTTCGATCACGTTACCTGCACAGGCGCAGGTGTCGGTGCACGTACGGATCGGCCCACCGCCGCCGCCACGCCACGAGCGGATTCCGAGACTGCCACCGGGCTACGTGTGGGCACCTGGCTACTGGCAATTGCACGGCAACCGTTACGTCTGGCGCCCTGGCCATCAGATGCGCGGGCGCCCCGGCCAACATTGGCGGGCCCCACATTGGGTGCACGGTCGCCATGGCTGGGAAATGCGTCAAGGTGGCTGGGACCGTAACCACGGTCACCCCAAGAACCGCATCCACGGCTGCCCTCCCGGCCGCCGGTGCTGA
- a CDS encoding DUF1854 domain-containing protein, which yields MQTPDFTLSRNRLGKLVMTLADGTSHEGVVPVRAFPISAAADGFSLMSTDGRELAWITRLDALPEPTRVLIADELATREFMPEIRKIIGVSTYATPSTWTVQTDRGQTDLVLRGEEDIRRLTGSTLLISDSHGIHYLIRDHVALDKPSRKILDRFL from the coding sequence ATGCAAACGCCCGATTTCACCCTGAGCCGCAACCGCCTCGGCAAGCTGGTCATGACCCTGGCCGACGGCACCTCGCATGAAGGCGTGGTGCCTGTGCGCGCGTTTCCGATTTCCGCAGCGGCCGACGGCTTCAGCCTGATGAGCACCGACGGCCGCGAGCTGGCCTGGATCACGCGGCTGGATGCGCTACCCGAGCCCACGCGCGTGCTGATCGCCGATGAACTGGCCACACGCGAGTTCATGCCCGAGATCCGCAAGATCATCGGCGTATCGACCTATGCCACGCCCAGCACGTGGACGGTGCAGACCGATCGTGGCCAGACCGACCTCGTGCTGCGCGGCGAAGAAGATATCCGCCGCCTGACCGGCAGCACGCTGCTGATCTCGGACAGCCACGGTATCCACTACCTGATTCGCGATCACGTTGCGCTGGACAAGCCCAGCCGCAAGATCCTCGATCGGTTTCTCTGA
- the pcp gene encoding pyroglutamyl-peptidase I, whose amino-acid sequence MTTVLVTGIEPFESDPTNPSWDIAQALDGTQVDGATIVARQLPCVFGVANEQLVAAIEETSPTLVFALGLASGRAEISVERVAINIIDARIPDNAGNQPVDTPVVVDGPTAYFSTLPIKAIVQTLREAGVPAAVSQSAGTYNCNHLFYGLMHHIATRAPQVRGGFIHVPTTPELAARHAGRPSLSLDTQVKGIRTAISVALATRADLKVSGGAVH is encoded by the coding sequence ATGACCACAGTCCTCGTCACCGGCATCGAGCCATTTGAATCCGACCCGACCAACCCCTCCTGGGATATCGCGCAGGCGCTCGATGGCACGCAAGTCGACGGCGCGACCATTGTGGCGCGGCAGTTGCCCTGCGTGTTCGGCGTGGCCAATGAACAGTTGGTGGCGGCAATTGAAGAGACGTCGCCCACGCTGGTGTTCGCGCTCGGGCTGGCGAGCGGGCGGGCGGAGATCTCGGTGGAGCGCGTAGCGATCAACATCATCGACGCGCGCATTCCCGATAACGCGGGCAACCAGCCGGTCGACACACCCGTGGTGGTAGACGGGCCGACGGCGTACTTCTCCACGCTGCCGATCAAGGCGATCGTGCAGACGCTGCGCGAGGCGGGCGTGCCCGCGGCGGTGTCGCAAAGTGCCGGCACGTACAACTGTAACCACTTGTTCTACGGTCTGATGCACCACATCGCCACGCGCGCGCCGCAGGTGCGCGGTGGCTTCATCCACGTGCCGACCACGCCCGAACTGGCGGCGCGGCATGCAGGCCGGCCAAGCCTGTCGCTCGATACGCAGGTCAAAGGGATACGCACGGCGATTAGCGTTGCGCTCGCCACGCGTGCTGATCTCAAGGTGAGCGGTGGTGCGGTGCACTAG
- a CDS encoding serine hydrolase domain-containing protein, which translates to MAQRHCSSGWLARAAIAVGLVAALHVASAAPPCDAPAQLNDGWQIEANPAAAGIDADRLCTILHSLAGGEANIHSLLVIRHGRLVAEVYHAGKDERVKDLFRTTRTFDANSLHDIRSISKSVTSLLWGIAQGQGKMPALDMPALSLFPELAALSRDGREAITLSQMFSMSSGLAWNEWHATSPFNNDEFGLFWHTSQTRYVFNRPMAVPAGTQFNYSGGNTAVLAQLLADRVGMSLPEYARQQLFEPLGITDWEWVDDYRGRPLAFAGVRLRPRDLARIGQLVLQHGQWNGRQVVPTAWIAESTRPHIDTGIEPDLRYGYQWWLGKVEAGGAQQDWMGGIGNGGQRLWIIPALDMVVVTTAGDYNQRGSWKQTATLFSEVMATVQPVPPALR; encoded by the coding sequence ATGGCGCAGCGACATTGCAGTTCTGGCTGGTTGGCCCGTGCGGCCATTGCGGTGGGTTTGGTCGCCGCTCTGCACGTGGCATCTGCGGCGCCACCGTGCGATGCCCCCGCTCAGTTGAACGATGGCTGGCAGATCGAAGCCAATCCTGCTGCCGCCGGTATTGACGCCGACCGCCTTTGCACCATCCTGCACAGCTTGGCCGGTGGTGAGGCCAACATCCACAGCCTGCTCGTCATCCGCCATGGCCGTCTGGTGGCAGAGGTCTACCATGCAGGCAAAGATGAGCGCGTGAAGGATCTCTTCCGCACCACGCGTACCTTTGACGCTAACAGCCTCCACGACATCCGCTCGATCAGCAAATCGGTGACCAGCCTGCTATGGGGGATTGCGCAGGGGCAGGGCAAGATGCCGGCGCTGGATATGCCCGCGTTGTCACTGTTTCCCGAACTGGCTGCCTTGAGCCGTGATGGCCGCGAGGCGATTACGTTGTCGCAGATGTTCTCCATGTCCAGCGGGCTGGCCTGGAACGAATGGCACGCCACGAGCCCGTTCAATAACGACGAATTCGGGCTGTTCTGGCATACCTCACAAACGCGCTACGTGTTCAACCGGCCAATGGCTGTGCCGGCCGGCACGCAGTTCAACTACAGCGGCGGCAATACTGCGGTGCTGGCCCAATTGCTGGCCGATCGCGTTGGCATGTCATTGCCCGAGTACGCACGCCAACAGCTTTTCGAGCCGCTGGGCATCACCGACTGGGAATGGGTGGACGACTACCGTGGTCGCCCGCTGGCATTTGCGGGGGTGCGCTTGCGCCCGCGGGACTTGGCGCGCATCGGGCAGCTTGTCTTGCAGCACGGCCAATGGAACGGCCGGCAAGTGGTGCCTACTGCATGGATTGCCGAATCGACCCGCCCGCACATCGATACGGGTATCGAGCCGGATTTGCGGTACGGCTACCAATGGTGGCTGGGCAAGGTGGAGGCGGGCGGTGCGCAGCAGGATTGGATGGGTGGCATCGGCAACGGTGGCCAGCGCCTGTGGATCATCCCCGCGCTCGACATGGTGGTCGTGACAACGGCAGGCGATTACAACCAGCGCGGGAGCTGGAAGCAGACGGCAACCCTGTTCAGCGAGGTGATGGCAACAGTGCAACCGGTACCGCCAGCCCTGAGGTAA
- a CDS encoding OXA-60 family carbapenem-hydrolyzing class D beta-lactamase OXA-573: MFPRWSKTFALALTAYAFVMGASQAHAELVVRDDLKRVFDEAGVTGTFVLMDIRGDRTYVVDPARAARRIHPASTFKIPNSLIAFDTGAVRDDQEVIPYGGKPQPFKQWEKDMALPEAIRVSNVPIYQEVARRIGPARMQAYVDAFDYGNRQIGSVIDQFWLRGPLEISAFEEARFTSRLALKQLPVKPRTWDLVHRMLLIEKQGDAALYAKTGVATEYQPEIGWWVGWVEREGKVYAFALNIDMPLEADMAKRIPLGKRLMQALEVWPTP; the protein is encoded by the coding sequence ATGTTCCCTCGCTGGTCAAAGACCTTTGCGCTGGCCCTCACAGCCTATGCGTTCGTGATGGGTGCCAGTCAGGCGCACGCCGAGCTGGTCGTGCGCGATGACCTCAAGCGCGTGTTCGACGAAGCCGGTGTTACCGGCACCTTCGTGCTGATGGACATCCGTGGTGATCGCACCTACGTGGTGGACCCGGCACGCGCCGCGCGGCGCATCCACCCTGCATCAACCTTCAAGATTCCCAACAGCCTGATCGCCTTCGATACGGGTGCCGTGCGTGACGACCAGGAGGTGATTCCATACGGTGGCAAGCCACAGCCCTTCAAACAGTGGGAGAAGGACATGGCATTGCCCGAGGCGATCCGCGTGTCGAACGTGCCGATCTACCAGGAGGTTGCGCGCCGTATCGGCCCCGCGCGCATGCAGGCCTATGTGGATGCCTTTGACTACGGCAACCGCCAGATCGGCAGCGTGATTGACCAGTTTTGGCTGCGTGGTCCATTGGAAATTTCCGCATTTGAAGAGGCGCGCTTCACCAGCCGCCTTGCGCTCAAGCAACTGCCGGTGAAGCCGCGCACGTGGGATCTGGTTCACCGCATGCTGCTGATCGAGAAACAGGGCGATGCCGCGCTGTACGCCAAGACGGGGGTCGCTACCGAGTATCAGCCCGAGATCGGCTGGTGGGTGGGCTGGGTCGAGCGTGAGGGGAAGGTGTACGCGTTCGCCCTGAACATCGACATGCCGCTTGAGGCCGACATGGCCAAGCGCATTCCGTTAGGAAAACGGCTGATGCAGGCATTGGAAGTGTGGCCAACACCCTAG